The DNA segment CATTCAATACCAATATTGCTCACCATTTCTATTAAGATAAGGGTCATTGTGATCACCTTCTCCCCCTTTGAAGTTCTTAAGATTAAAGGCAAGAAGTCTATGAGTGTCTGCACAAGTGTGTGTTCCTGTACCCAAGGTATTGTAACCCAAGGTCCCATGCATGTGAGGAAAGCACATTACCACTGAGTTGcatgcctagtctacagaattACAAAATAAGATACTTTGTGGGCGGTGGAAATCACACATAGTATCACCAATATTACTGGGTGAAGTTATATACAGGAAAAACAATATTAaaggcaaacacacagaaaagaaagcacactGAACCACAAATAGGAGACCAAGGGGTGTTAGTCATTAGAAATGCTGAGTGTTGGCATACAGCTGTCATTTAAACTATCAAGGCATTTGGAGATATGAGTGGAGCCTTGAGTTGCTATAGGAAGAACAGTTATGTCCACTCTTGGGGACAGGTACGGAAAGAtcctgttatttgtgtgtgtacctgtatatatatatatatatatatatatatatatatatatatatatatatatatatacacatatatatatgtatgtatatgtgtatatatatatatataaatgtaaatggAGCTTTCCCCATTATTTCTTTGCCACATTGGAACGTGGACCTGCATTCCATCTTAGTTGTTTCATCAAATCCCTATCACAGTCTGCAGCATTGATTGCTGCTTTCTCCTGGAGGTTGGGAGCACACTTCCCTGGTGCAGGTAATTGGAATGCACGGTACAAACAGGGCCAGAGGATATGTGGACACATTTGGAGTGTGAAATCCTGTGTTTGAACCCTCTCCCTAACATTCCCAGAGACTGGCCTTTGGGCCTGTGGGACAtctctttcctgttctgtcaAATGGGTACCATTAACCACCAGCTTAAGCTATAGTGCTGCTGTGAGAAAGGAATGAGCTACCCAAGTGATTGCACTTTATAGACTGTGAAGCCTTTTGTAGAGTGTGATGCCAGTATTCTTCAAGCTGAAGAGGAAATAATGACAATCATAATAGCCATCctccttctgtttttctccttccagtCATCAAGCAGTGATAATGAAAAGATCCACAGCAGCATCAATAACACCAAGAGAGAAAGTGTACCAGAGAGCAGCTTAAACCCGGACCATGCTGAACTTAACTCCGAAGTCCCCGAGTTCTCCGATGTGGACTATGCATTGGGCCAAGACCAAGGTCCTTACTCCTTCATAAACCAGATCTTGAAGGAAGCTCATTTCTTCAAACTGCAGCAGAGAGGACAATCTCTGGCATGATCACCTAGGCATCCTCCTCCCTTGTTTATAAAAAGCAATGGCATTCACATAAAGCAGTCTTggctttttctgtattttcagtaAGAGGTCAATGGGCATTTGTAATCTTTTGCTGTTTGCTCCACCACTGCGATTTCAAAAGGTCCTTCATGACAGTTTGATATGTTTTCTGTCAAGTCTGGTGTGTAGTTCATGTTAAAATAGCAACATGAGGACTTCTCTTGATACTGAATGACTTATATGTCCAATTCAGATTGGGTTCCAAGTCACTCATCTAGGGTCTATgttaaatgtagttttaaaatgtgACTCCTTCTGAAAAGCTAAGTGGCCCAAAAATGAGTGGCTGGTTTTCATTAAATCTTGAAAGAAGGAACAGCATCAAGAGACAAGACAACACCAACCGGTGATGAGCATTGTGTAGGAGGGAGAATGTGACTGGTTCTCATTCTGAAATGAATGACAGGGCCGCTCCTCAGAAGGGAGATGTTCTACAGAAATCAATCCCTACTTACAATGGTGACAATGTCAGCCCATGCAGTTGTAAATGTGAAGCCTGTGTCTAGTAACTTCACACTTTGTATTCCAAGGGAGAAGCCTTCTTCCTTTaatgctcctgtgtgtgccctTCATACCTTGTGCAAAGCACTTGTAATTCTGTCAGAGAAGTGCATAGCAATGCCATGGCTTAAGTGCAAAATCCACTTGTGAACTGCTTAGGTATTGTTCCTTAGAGTTCCATCTATTATGTCTAATGTTGATAAAGTCTAAGCTACTGAATGATTTCTGACTCAAGAGATCTTGTAAAGCTGGGTGGGATGACTGTCCGTTCTATAACAAGTCTTTCATGTGGAAGAGGGCATCTCACAAAATCAAAATCCATACAGTTCTTCGGGGCAGGGTGGACCAGTGGAACACAAGgagctcagcctgcctctgcatccagtGTGCTAGGATTCACTGCTTGTGCCATCATGTCTGATCTTTCTAAAACgattatttgtgtttgtttttaaagtcggGCTCTGACCATGTTACCAAGCTGGAACTGGAATGACTATTTACCTCCAGCTGGACTCAATCTCCTGGAAATCTGACTGCTTCATCTCTTGTCCTGTGTCAACACCTTACTGTCTTTTGCAAGTTATTTAACTGTTTATCACGAGCCTATGACCTAACAGATCCCAAGTCCTTATTGGAATGGTGTAACCTCATCCTCCACACGGTCCCTCATGTAAAGTACAATTATTTTGTAAGTAACCAGCAGGCAAGAGAAGGGATCCTTTTCCACTGAAGAATCAAGTAGCTGGAACAAGGAAAGAAGGCTTTGCCAAGGGTGATACGAGGCTTGTTTTTAGGGAGTAAGGACCTAACTGGCCTCTAAGAACAACCTAGTATGGGCTGTACTCCAGTGAGTTCCTCCCAACACCCCTTGAGACAGAAGTAGGGTGAGCTTtagaagtcagaggcagggagggaaactTGACACAAGTCACCCACCGGTCCATCAGATCCTGAAGAATGTGGCAGGAGTCCATGAGCAACTTAAGGCACACAACTGCAGAGAAAGAACACAAGAGTTGAAAACCAGGTCTTTTCAACTTATTACAAACTCTCTCTCCTCTAATGTAGGTGGGCTGTTGTAGGCAAGGCCGGGTGATTCTAGACACTTCAGCAGGAGATGCCCACTCATTGCATTGTGCAACTAGACAGTATTTAAGCCTAGTGATGCCATCCATGATGCGTACATTGGACCAGAGACTGAGaacagtctctctcttcctttcttctgctctctgcttctctgtctgccccacctgcctctctctcacacacactgtctccctccatctctgaccttcactctctctctagctctcccttcttccttctctccttgacTTTACTCCCTCCATCTCCAAATCAAGAACTTTGACCTGAAATCCACATCCTCTGGTGGTTCTTCATACAAAACTACTACTAGATCCATGGAGGAATTGAACATCTTTAGTCGGGGTGGGCTTGTCTATTCATGGCCACAGACAAGAGGGTATCTTGACTCAAGTTATGCAAGAAGAAATTTGAGGGACAAACTTTATGGTGGCCTTGTTTGTACCCATTGAATGACGCTTGGACAAGTCCTAATGGGCAGAGGAGTTTCTCATGTATTCCTTCCTGGATGTCTTATCACCAGCATTATTGTGAAGTTCCTCGGTTGGGCCACTGGCAGATGGCACTGGTTTCACTTTGTGATTTTTCACTTGGGAGACATGACAGCCACATGCATGATATTACAGTCTTCATTCTATCCTTTCTACCTACTCTCACATGGTCCCTGCTGCAGATTAACATGATCATTAGATCATTTCCTCTGGGGAATCCTTTTCTGTCTACTTGACCACAACACAGAACAGACTGAAACAAAGGTCACTTTGAGCTCTCCATCAAACCCTAACTTACAGGATTTTCTGAGCTCTTGTGCCATTCTCTGTATTATCACCATTTTCCCCTATCATGTAAGATCTGTGTAATAAGATCATTTCTATCCCCACCAATTGAGGCAGATTTCAGAGCTGACTCTAATTAGCAACTGTTATCTCATCCTGTAATGCTTAGCATCAGATGTGGATGATTGTGGTCAGGAggaattcagaaaaaaagaaatgtttaaaggtATGAACCAAGacaagacggggggggggggggtgcggggcaCACGGCGATGATGACGCAGAATTCTTCACAAGGTGGACCTCTCAGTCtctctttcagtttctctctctctctctctctctctctctctctctctctctctctctctctctttctttaaagtaAGAGAATTTGATAGGGACCACGTGCATAAACATGGCATACCTTCTTGACCTTTGTGAGAGGTCCAATACTGGTACAATCCTGATTGACTGGCCTTTGCCACACTTTTGGCTGCTGTATTTTTATATGCTGAGATTTCCTGTTGAGCAATTAAATTTAGTTGTCAATTTTCAAAATACCATAGCACATAGAGGGTAAATGTAGCGAAAAAGGAAGAGCTGATAATTGACGGCCCTCTGGAGTACTGGTCATTGCTTCTCCTGGAAGAGGAAAGTTGTCCAAGTACTTGCCTTCAAATAGAAATGATAATACAAGCCTGCTGgtggatgcctgtaatcccagatagctgggaggctgaggcaggaggatgacaggcTCTAAGGCAgagctacagactgagttcaacATAGCCTGTGTAGAGGATGTGAGACTTTGTGgcaaaagaaaacttcaaaaaaGAAGGCTGTAATTATAGTCCAGTGGTATCTTATGCCTACTGTATATCAGGCACTAAGTTCAATACCATGTACAGACAA comes from the Peromyscus maniculatus bairdii isolate BWxNUB_F1_BW_parent chromosome X, HU_Pman_BW_mat_3.1, whole genome shotgun sequence genome and includes:
- the LOC143270898 gene encoding protein VCF1-like yields the protein MGLVRKRRRNDKEEDTHLPRHSKRNKKDQAQDPCAIESSSSDNEKIHSSINNTKRESVPESSLNPDHAELNSEVPEFSDVDYALGQDQGPYSFINQILKEAHFFKLQQRGQSLA